From the Cryptomeria japonica chromosome 2, Sugi_1.0, whole genome shotgun sequence genome, one window contains:
- the LOC131038382 gene encoding anthocyanin synthase produces the protein MDKLGSLPRVQTLSESGIESVPLQYVRADLEKSKPHDTQVPVIDLHSLSSPYLQQETIAAICSAAQNWGFFQIVNHGIPLPLTSRMQAVGKAFFDLPLEEKELYKNEEAGSPIGYGSKLGYSPDAKLDWGDYYYNVIMPPHRRNMSKWPKQPSDFTEVMDEYSREVYKLSELLMQALSTGLGLKDENSLNEAVGGDKKEIHSRINYYPPCPQPELVLGLSPHSDPNVVTFLLHDETPGLQIRKDGNWVDVQSVPGALIVNIGDAMEIISNGKYKSIEHRSLVHKERARMSWALFCCPHDEVNLSPLPTLIEKDHPPVYQDLRDKEKHEGISGERRSDCLLAKDKKDKIETKEVSPKLAEVFTSVDDDGSSSEGFEDEKFQVEGDEQGDDSKEDL, from the exons ATGGATAAGTTGGGTAGCTTACCAAGAGTTCAGACGTTATCAGAGAGTGGGATCGAATCGGTTCCCCTCCAATATGTGAGAGCTGACCTTGAGAAGTCCAAGCCACATGACACGCAGGTTCCTGTCATTGATTTGCACAGCTTGAGCTCCCCGTATCTGCAACAGGAGACCATTGCAGCAATCTGTAGCGCTGCACAAAACTGGGGTTTCTTTCAGATCGTCAATCATGGAATCCCACTACCTCTTACTTCTCGCATGCAAGCCGTGGGCAAAGCCTTTTTCGATCTTCCGCTTGAAGAAAAGGAGCTGTATAAAAATGAAGAAGCTGGGAGCCCAATTGGCTATGGAAGCAAGCTAGGATACTCTCCAGATGCTAAATTGGACTGGGGGGATTATTATTACAATGTTATCATGCCTCCTCACAGGAGAAACATGTCTAAATGGCCCAAACAGCCTTCTGATTTCAC GGAGGTTATGGATGAATATTCGAGAGAGGTATACAAATTGTCAGAATTGCTCATGCAGGCGCTGTCCACAGGTTTGGGATTGAAAGATGAAAATTCATTGAACGAGGCAGTGGGTGGAGACAAGAAAGAAATCCACAGCAGAATTAATTATTATCCACCATGTCCTCAGCCAGAATTGGTACTAGGCCTTTCTCCTCACTCTGATCCCAACGTTGTTACATTTCTTCTCCATGATGAAACCCCGGGCCTGCAAATTCGCAAGGATGGAAATTGGGTTGATGTTCAAAGTGTCCCTGGCGCCCTCATTGTTAATATTGGTGATGCAATGGAG ATAATaagcaatggaaaatacaagagcaTCGAGCATAGGAGTTTAGTTCACAAGGAAAGGGCAAGGATGTCATGGGCTCTCTTTTGTTGCCCACATGATGAAGTGAATCTTTCGCCTCTTCCAACACTGATCGAGAAAGACCATCCTCCTGTGTACCAAG ACTTGCGTGATAAGGAGAAGCATGAAGGAATTTCAGGGGAAAGGAGATCGGATTGCCTACTTGCCAAAGACAAGAAAGACAAAATTGAAACCAAAGAGGTATCCCCTAAACTAGCAGAGGTTTTTACCTCTGTTGATGATGATGGCTCCTCTAGTGAGGGCTTTGAGGATGAGAAATTTCAGGTGGAAGGAGACGAACAAGGGGATGATAGTAAAGAGGATTTGTAG
- the LOC131038383 gene encoding flavonol synthase/flavanone 3-hydroxylase-like, whose product MDKPGSLPRAQTLSESGIETIPLQYVRTDLEKSKPHDTKVPVIDWHALGSPHLQQETIAAISTAAQNWGFFQIVNHGIPRSIISRMQAVGKAFFDLPLEEKELYKNEQAGSPIGYGSKLGYSPDAKLDWGDYYYNVTLPPHSRNMSKWPKQPSDFTEVMDEYSREIYKLWEVLMQALSTGLGLEDKNSLNEAVGGDKKEIHIRINYYPPCPQPELVLGLSPHSDPNFLTFLLHDETPGLQIRKDGNWVDVQSVPGALIVNIADALEIISNGNYKSIEHRSLVHKDRARMSWALFCFPQDEAIISPLPALIDKDHPAVYQGSSSKEYMQRFFSKGLDGKGHVNQLQQSSIIHPH is encoded by the exons ATGGATAAGCCTGGTAGCTTACCGAGAGCTCAGACGTTATCAGAGAGTGGAATCGAAACGATTCCCCTCCAATATGTGAGAACTGATCTTGAGAAGTCCAAGCCACATGACACGAAGGTTCCAGTCATTGATTGGCACGCCTTGGGCTCCCCGCATCTACAACAGGAGACCATTGCAGCAATCTCTACCGCTGCTCAAAACTGGGGTTTCTTTCAGATCGTCAATCATGGAATCCCACGGTCCATTATTTCTCGCATGCAAGCCGTGGGCAAAGCCTTCTTCGATCTTCCGCTTGAGGAAAAGGAACTGTATAAAAATGAACAAGCTGGGAGCCCTATTGGCTATGGAAGCAAGCTTGGATACTCCCCAGATGCTAAATTGGACTGGGGAGATTATTATTACAATGTTACCTTGCCTCCTCACAGTAGAAACATGTCCAAATGGCCCAAACAGCCCTCTGATTTCAC GGAAGTTATGGATGAATATTCAAGAGAGATATACAAATTGTGGGAAGTGCTGATGCAGGCGCTGTCCACAGGGTTGGGATTGGAAGATAAAAATTCATTGAACGAGGCAGTGGGTGGAGACAAGAAAGAAATCCATATCAGAATCAATTATTATCCACCATGTCCTCAGCCAGAATTGGTACTCGGACTATCTCCTCACTCTGATCCCAACTTTCTTACATTTCTTCTCCACGACGAAACCCCAGGCCTGCAAATTCGAAAGGATGGAAATTGGGTTGATGTTCAAAGTGTCCCAGGCGCCCTCATCGTTAACATTGCTGATGCACTAGAG ATAATAAgcaatggaaattacaagagcaTCGAGCACAGGAGTTTAGTTCACAAGGATAGAGCAAGGATGTCATGGGCCCTCTTTTGTTTTCCACAGGATGAAGCGATTATTTCGCCTCTTCCAGCATTGATTGACAAAGATCATCCTGCTGTGTACCAAGGTTCGTCCTCGAAAGAGTATATGCAAAGATTTTTCAGCAAAGGACTGGATGGAAAAGGCCACGTTAATCAGCTACAGCAGTCCTCAATAATTCACCCGCACTAA